The following coding sequences are from one Salvia hispanica cultivar TCC Black 2014 chromosome 3, UniMelb_Shisp_WGS_1.0, whole genome shotgun sequence window:
- the LOC125209457 gene encoding zinc finger protein hangover-like encodes MASIKITASFVLFLTILTYSNARLGFLKETKRAVFVQSNSNEQIMTTAELPNRNGNGNEIVTKLKGDDEGPKGKDNEPDEDVAPTEDEEEPKDDDGKPKVDDDKPKGDDDGPKGKDDEPDEEDVTEDEEEPDDDDGKPKVDGDKPKGDDNESDTKKDEPKGGDDGPKGKDNDPDEEDVAPIEDKEEPEDDDEKPKVDGDKPKEDDNESDTKKDEPKGDDDGPKGKDNEPDDEDITPIEDEDMPEDDDEKPKVDGGKPKGDDNESDTKKDEPKGDDDGPKGKDNEPDDVAPIEDEEESKVDDDKPKGNDNESDTKKG; translated from the coding sequence ATGGCCTCCATAAAAATCACGGCATCTTTCGTTCTCTTTCTCACAATTTTAACATATTCAAATGCAAGGCTAGGATTTCTCAAGGAGACCAAACGAGCGGTCTTCGTCCAGAGTAACTCCAACGAACAAATCATGACCACGGCGGAGCTACCGAATAGGAATGGTAATGGGAATGAAATTGTGACGAAGCTGAAAGGGGATGACGAAGGGCCGAAAGGGAAGGACAACGAGCCAGATGAGGATGTCGCGCCGACTGAGGATGAGGAAGAGCCGAAAGATGACGACGGAAAGCCGAAAGTGGATGACGACAAGCCGAAAGGGGATGACGACGGGCCGAAAGGGAAGGACGACGAGCCGGATGAGGAGGACGTGACTGAGGATGAGGAAGAGCCGGATGATGATGACGGAAAGCCGAAAGTGGATGGCGACAAGCCGAAAGGGGATGACAATGAGAGTGATACTAAGAAGGATGAGCCGAAAGGGGGTGACGACGGGCCGAAAGGGAAGGACAACGATCCGGATGAAGAGGACGTCGCGCCGATTGAGGATAAGGAAGAGCCGGAAGATGATGACGAAAAGCCGAAAGTGGATGGCGACAAGCCGAAAGAGGATGACAATGAGAGTGATACTAAGAAGGACGAGCCGAAAGGGGATGACGACGGGCCGAAAGGGAAGGACAATGAGCCGGATGACGAGGACATCACGCCAATTGAGGATGAGGACATGCCGGAAGATGATGACGAAAAGCCGAAAGTGGATGGCGGCAAGCCGAAAGGGGATGACAATGAGAGTGATACTAAGAAGGACGAGCCAAAAGGGGATGACGACGGGCCGAAAGGGAAGGACAATGAGCCGGATGACGTCGCGCCGATTGAGGATGAGGAAGAGTCGAAAGTGGATGACGACAAGCCGAAAGGGAATGACAATGAGAGTGATACTAAGAAGGGATGA